aaaaaaatcttttaccaaaaaagaatattctaattcaaaaagactcGACTGCCACAAATTTAACTTGTTCCATCCCAAGTAAAATGAATAACACTTgaatatgacatgatatattagaTAGATGTTATAGTTAGTTTCACCTTATTGATAAAAACGGGGCCATCTAGAAAACCAGAAAAATTAATTGCATATGAGATTATGCTATTCCACTCCAGGGACAAGCCGTCAGACAAATAGTCCACCAGATTTTATCAGGCCAGGGGAAAGGGAAATACATGTCCCCCTCTTGACACTTCCACCACAGCATTATCCTCTAGCCACGTGGCAAGCTCCCAATCCATAAAATGATAAGCCTCAGCCTCCTTCTCCCACCTCTCCATAAACAATACCGCAGTTCAACAAATCTGATGCGACTTGAGACTCATAAACAGAGTACAAGCGAAGGAGAAGCTTTTACCTCCCAAGCAAGAAGACCATGGCTTCAGCCTCCCCTCAACCCAGTTTCCTCACAGGCAACCCCATCTCCCCAATTCCTAAGCCCACAAGGAGGTCACTCCCACCCCAACTGCTCTCGTGCCGGTTTTCCATGGAAAAAGAACCAGACCCGTCTGGGTACGGCTTTGAAAAGCTCCCTCCCTCCACATATTCCACtccattacttttttttttttggctagttAAATTGGTGTCTGATGatataggacttgtattatggaTTAAGCAGCAGAAGTGAGATAAAGTTGGCTAAATTGGCGATTGTAACGTTGGCGGCTGGTGTGCTGACAGTTGGTTCCGTCCATGATGCCATGGCCGCGAAGTCCGGTGGCAGAGTTGGAGGTCAGGCCTTCCGGTCACCGGCACCAAGGTCGTCAGGCCCGCGAATTAACAATTCAAGGTAAGGAAAGAAGTAGTTTATTATGTGATCAAAGAATTTAATATTGATCATAAATTGAAATGTCCTTTCTTGTCCTGTCACAATTTTACGCATAAAGCTTTATCATATATATTTGTTGCCAAGTCCGGTCACCTTTAGACCCATTAATTTCTTTTATTTGATATGttaatatgatttaaattttaaatattttttttaaaaaatctatagTGGTAGCGAAGGACAAGATCTATGCTTGAAGCTCACCACTGATCTTATTAGAAGGTGCGGGAGGCAACGCCTTCCGCGGTACGGATTAGTATCAATATTATACTTTCTACCAATCTCGATAGTTTTGTGAGCgaagtttgagaaatcaaattgcgACTAGGATTTGGAGAGTTCTGAGTGATTGTAtttctcttttcatcatagtagaatttttctctcgtgtCTTGTCCGTGGACGTAGATTTTTCAGCCGAATCACGtaaattctatttttatttttcttcccttctttaTTTTGTATGATTGTACGAATCTGTTTGTGTCCTATTTTTATGCTTGCTGTAACATGATAAGATGGGTGTTGTTCTAAAGCTCCTCTAAAATATACAGTGGCTTGTTCCAAGGAGTTGGATATCTCTATTATGATCATTCAATTTCTAGAAGCTAACTTTAGCTgagcaaaagaatcatatttggaCTAGTAACTTTAGAATGGTCATGAGCAATCGTTGGGTGGGGTATTTGGATTTTGAGCAGAATGCAGAGTTGGCCCGTAGAGCGAAGGGGGGAAATGTGATCCGGTGTCAAGTTTTTTTTGATGGGAACGGAAGCTGCAAAGCAGCCACcttttgttctttttttgttTTCGATGAAAAGGGAGGAGAAGAATCCACCCGAATTTATTAAGGAAAAAGATTACAAAAAAGAAAGTATACGGAAGAGTAGGAGAAGCCCCCCACAGATATTTACAGGGACATAGAAGAAACAGCAAAACAGAAAAATGACAGAGACAGTATATGCAGAGAGAGACAAGGAAGAGAAAAAGCAAAACCACAACACAGTATTcagcaaggagaagaagaagaaccaaCAAAGTACAAGACCAAAAAGAATAGAGAAGAGAGATAAGCTTCGAGCCAAAAACATTAGTGTCCAATCAGAGCCAGCTAGCGACAGGAAACCTCCCAGAAGTAAACAGCAATAAGAGATCCCAATCCATATATGAATGGCACATCCAAAATCAAAGCCAAGTCCCTCGCCATTGAAGCATCAACTACAGCCATAACGACAAGGGAACAAGAATCCAAAGGGGCAAAAGGAGGGAATCAGATGGAACCAGAGAGAGCATGCGTGCAAATGAGCCGCTGTTGCAACAACCCAAACCCGATGGCATGCGTGCAAATGTGATCCGGTGTCAAGTGAAGGTAAGCTCCAAGAAATTTCATGAGCACTTACTAGTGGTAGGGATATGTTTGAAAGCATCGTAGTAGATCCTATCGCTTAGCCGACTACCAAGTCTTCTTGTCTTCGAACTGATTAGAGGAGCTACACCCATTAAGCTACTACCACTCAACCCGACTTGAATTGATGAGTCCTGTATGGCAGAGTTGACACCGGCCACCATCGTGGTTACCCGGCCAATTAAGGGCAGCATACTCCCAGTCATTACAAAACCGACTACATTTTACATGCCATCCATGACCCACTACACCAAATAATGCTTGGTTTGTATTTGACTTCATACTCGGTGTATGACCGACTATACCATTGGACCGTGGGGCACCACCCCTCTCCCCCAGCTTTATCTTGTCAACTCCGACAATGCAGACCTCTGCCGACTAGTTGAGTACCGAATATGGCTGTCATGCCATTCTGACAAGCCACATCAAGATCATGTCACTCAGACGTCATATTCTAGCTGGCTAGCTGCGCACCGTAATGAGATTTACGAATTCATTAAATACGTCTATAGAATCATTTATTATACCCCACGTATGGTAGCGTCCGCCATCTTATCCAGGCCGAATAGAAGGCACACTCGCTATTAGCATTTAAAGACGCCCACGTGGCACCATACGGCACCGTACGATAGGATATGATAGATATGATCATTTATCCTCTCACCATTTATTTttctccctctataaatagaggtaagcagGGACCCCTCAGGTATGCATACTATTTGCAATCCAGAGACTCTATCGCTCTTTTCCCTCAAGCCATCTCACTGACGAGTATCGAAGGGTTCTCGTCGAAGCCACCTTCGACGGGACTTATTTTGTAGACCCCTTTACTCCGACGTTGAGCGGAACTTAGCACCATCCTTTTTCGATCAATCTCACCGCCCTCAGTCTCGGTCTTGACTGTGTGTACCTTTTTCAATGACAATACATCATCTTTCGGCACTTCCACCGTCTACCAACAAGTGTGGCCCCTAGTCGGCTTCAAGCCGACTACCGACAACCCACCAGAGAAAGGCCACAACAATTTGGCATCCCAGGAAGGAGGGAATCAAGCAgagaaaaatcttttctcttTCAAGGATCTCCATGGCCAAGACAAGGGCACAGAATATTTCTGCAGATTTTGTTCGACGCTCGTCATGGCACGACGCACTTCTAGCGACCCATAGAGAACCGAGTGCTTCACGATCATCAGTGATGGCAAATTTTGGGTTTGCTGCTCTCGTGCAGCAGATAAAAAATCTAATGGAGGCTGTCCAAAGTCTCTAACAACAGCAACAATAGCAATGGCGGCTGGAAATGGTCGCACTATGTGATGTGCCTTTTAGGCACAGTCACTAACCGTGATCTCCAACCCACCACTCTATGTGGCACTCCCGCCGAGCGAGTTATCCATCCGTCCGACGGTCACTGTGTTCAGAATCTCGATGTGTTTAGCATGCCGATTCCGACGACCACCAGCCTCCACATTCTCCTCGACGAACTTAGCACAAGGGGAAGAGGCTGCGGTCTCTGTTAAGATCTTTTTCTTCTAGAAAAGGTTTTACTCCAGATTTCTCATGACATCCTGATATGTCGCAATAATAACTGGACAAATACGATTGGGAATTAAAGGAGATAGATCACCGTCTAAAACGGCTCCAGACCAACCATCGAGACCCAACCAAGGAATTTGGCATCAGTACGAGTCTGCTTTTCTCAAGACAGATCCTCGATCAATcgattcctagtcggttcaaaATATCGTAAATCGAGCCGTACGATGGCTCCACTGATCCACTCGATCATCTTGAAAGCTACAAAACTCTTATGCTTCTACAAGGGTCATCTGACATCCTCCTCTGCATTACCTTCCCGATTACCCTCCAAAAAATCGTACAAGCGTGGTACTCGGGGCTACAATCAGGAAGCATCAACTCTTTTGAGCAGTTCGAGCAACTGTTCGTTACATACTTCGGCATAAATCAGAGAGTGCCTAGAACCACTGACAGCCTCTTCTCCATCCGACAGCAGAACGATGGGTCTTTGCAGGAGTTTGTGGCTCGTTTCAACACCGCCACCCAGAAGGTCAAGGACCTCGATGAGGTAATGGCCATCGCAGTGATGAAGCAGAGACTCTGGAGCTCCaagttcacctactctctggacaagacgcTTTCTCGATCCTATATCGAACTTCTCGAGCACACATAGAAGTACATCTACGTCAAGAAAGCTACGACTGATTGATGCCAGTTCATGGAAAAGGGCtaaaagaagaaggcaaagaaagaaggAGTCTCTGAGGAGCCTAATCGGATCTGTACCGAGAAGGAGGCTCCACCTTCCCGATTAAGCCAAAAGCCTAAGAACTTTGTGAGCAGGTATAACTCCTGCACCTCTCTGGCTACTTTTCGATCGTAGGTTCTTATGAAGATAGAGGGGGAGAACTTCCTTTACCGACCTCCACTGATGAAGATGAAATCTCATGATCAAAAGTGCTACTATCGCTTCCATCACGATCACGGACATAATACGGAAGAGTGCCGCCAGCTGAAGAATGAGATTGAGGACCTAATAAGGTGAGGATATCTCAAGAAGTATGTGCGGGAGCAACCTACGCAACTACCTTTTGATCCACCTCATCCTAAACCTGAGGAAGAGATTCACGTCCAACTGATAGTGGGCATGATCAATATAATCTCGATGGGACCACGACTCCGAGGGATAGACGACTGCAGAAGCACTTTCAAGCATCAGTAGGCTGACAACGACATCATCTTTATTGAAGTGGATTTGAGAGGAGTATAGACTCCATACAATGATGCTATAGTTATATCAATGACAATTgccaactatgatgtaaaaagatgtCTTCTTGATAATGAAAATTCCGTCGACGTGATTTTTTACGACTGCTTCTTCCATATGTGATGACTTTCTTCTAAACCTCTCAAATTAGTCAATATTCCTCTATTCAAGTTTATAGGTGACTCAGTGAAAATGAAGGACGAGATCGAACTCCCTGTCACGATCGGACAATCACCTCGACAGTTGACCGTTCGTCTCAACTTTTTCATAGCTCGAGTCCATCCGCCTGCAACATCATCTTAAGACGATTCGGATTGAATACGCTTCGAGCAGTCATCTCAACTTACCATCTGCTCATACACTTTTCGATAAGGGACGGACTCGACGAGATACGAAGAGACCAACAGTTGGTCCAACAATACTATTTAACCACTCTCAATGAAAAAAGACTAGCTGAAGCTCTCCTCATTGACGATGGGCTGGATCAGAGAGAAGTCAAAAGAGGGGAGAACCCATGGAGTAACTCATCTCAGTTCTCCTATATGGTGGAGACCCGACTAAAATCATTCAAGTCGGATCTTCATTAAGCGAGAAAATGTGAGAGAAGCTGACTGATTTTCTAAGAAGAAACACCAACGTCTTCGTCTGACATGTCGGGCATCCCTTCAAAAGTCATTGTCCACTGACTAAATGTCGATCCCGACCACAAACCaatgagataaaagaaaagaagcttcACTCCAAagtgacagaaggccatcgaagAAGAGGTTGATAAGTTATTGACAGCTGACTTCATCCATGAGACAACCTATCCGGATTAACTCGTGAATATAGTGATGGTCAAAAAAGCTAATGGTAAATGGTGGATCTGCattgactacaccgacttgaataaaGTCTGTCCCAAGAATAGCTTTTCACTCTCCTGATTAGATTAATTAGTCGATGCAACGTCGGGACATcagctgctcagcttcatggataacTTCTTTGGCTTCAATCAAATCTGGATGGCGCTCGAGGATGAGAAGAAGACGATGTTTATCACTGACAAGGGTCTATATTGCTACAAAGTCATATCCTTTGACCTCAAAAATGTCAGAGCAACATATCAGAGGCTGGTCAATAAAGTCTTTAACGACCAGATTGGatacaacatggaggtctacattgatgacatgcttgtaaaaagcactGAAGCTGTCCTCCATATCAATGATCTAGCTGAAGCTTTCGACGTCCTTAAGAGGCACCAGATGAAACTAAACCCGACTAAGTGTACCTTCGACATCATGTCAAAAAAGTTTTTCGACTTTATGATGATAAAGAGAGGCATCAAGACCAATCTCGAGAAGATCAAAGTGGTTCTTGATATGAAGCCTCTAAATTTTTGAAAAGACATTCAGAGATTGACGGGACGTATTGCATCCTTAAGCCAGTTCATCTTCAAGTCTGTGGAATGGtaccttttcttttttaaaatccTCAAGCAAATGAAGGACTTCATCTGGATGGAGGAATGTCAAAAATCTTTTGATGAGTTAAAGCAGTACCTTAGCTTTCCTCTGCTTCTGATAAAATCCAGCACCAATGATGAATTACTCATGTATGTGGTGATGACTTTTGAAGCCATCCGCTCGATGCTAGTCCGAGAAGAAGACAAAGTGCAGAAGCCTATCTACTATATAAGTTGGGTGCTGCATGATGTCaagataagatatttttggattGAAAAGGTTGTATTCGCAATCATAATGACTATTCGGTGATTACAAACCTATTTTCAAGCCCATTCGATGAAAGTTCTGACCAACCTCTCCTTGAGGATTTTACTTCACAGATCGGACACCTTAGGAAGAATGGTGAAGTGGACAATGAACTCATCGAGTTCGACCTTTCTTTTATCTCAAGATCTTCGATGAAGGTCCAGATTCTCATCGATTTTATTATCGAGTGCACCCCAACCGATAATGACCAAGTGGAACATAACTCTCTGGAGGACACTCAAAAAATCCGCATGGATTCTACACGTGGATGGAGCTTCAAAAGCTTAAGGATGTGGTACAAGCCTAATTCTGACCAACATCGATGAGATGGTGATCGAGTATGTTCTATGGTTCGATTTTAAAGCTTCAAAAAATCAAGCGGAGTACAAAGTCCTAATAGTCGGACTAAAGAtcgctagagatcttgatgtgaAATGCTTATGGGTGTTCACCGACTCGTAACTCATCGTCGGATAGTCCAGAGGAGAATATGTAGTATGAGATCTTGTTCTCTCTAGGTATCTACAAAAGCTTAAATCTCTACAATTGTGCTTTGACTATTTTGAGATCTTCCACATCTCTTGTTCGAAGAATGTCCGAGCCGACTCTCTGTCTCATCTCGCTACCTTCGGTTGTGGTGagcttgaaaaaatttttatcagaTATTTTGAGAGCCTGAGCATCGACTCAGAAGAAGAAGTTCACCAAATTCAAGTCGGATATCAGTCGAGTTGGATTGACCCATTCATCAACTTCTTGACGGATGGAACCTTTCCGGTTAATCTCGCCAAGGCATGCCGACTGAAAAGATTGACAATTCGGTACATGATGATTGATGATTAGCTCTACAGAAGGTCAGCATCTCTACTCCCGCTTAAGTATCTCCGACCTTCCAAGACTGACTACACTCTTTGAGAGGTATATAAAGGCATTTGCggcaatcacttggggggcaagtcactGTCCTACAAAATTCTCtgacaaggatactactggccgaTCATGCAAAAGGATGTCTATAATTTGGTGTAGAAATGTGATCAATATCAAAAGTTTGTCAACATCCAGAGGCTTCTGTCCAGTCGCCTTACAATCATTTCGGTATCCTGACCATTCGACCAATGGGTGTCGACATACTTGATCCGTTCACATCTGCTAACGGACAAAGGAGATTTTTCATAGTGGCTATCGACTACTTTACTAAGTGGATCGAAGTCGAACCACTAGCGCAGATAACGAAGCAGAAGACtatcaattttctataaaaatcCATCATCTACCGATTTGGTCTATCCCGAGTGATCATCACTGACAACGGCCAACAGTTCAATAACGTCAAGTTTGAAGAGTTCTGTGCGAGGTATCATATCATCCATAAACTCACTTCAGTCAGACATCTTCAATCCAATggagaagctgaggtgaccaacaggatgATTCTCCAAGACCTGAAGACTAAAATCGATCAAGCTAAAGCAAACTGGACCGATGAGCTTCACAGTGTCCTATGGTCTTATCGAACAACTCCTCTGATCTCATCGGAGAGACTCTATTCAAGTTGATATTCGGGATTGAAGCTATAATTTTAGTTGAAATCAGCTTACCTTCAACTTAAGTAGAATACTACGACGAATCAACCAATTCGGACAAGAGACAAGAAGACGTAGATTTGCTcgagaaaattcaaaaataaactcAGCAGAGAATGATCTTCTACCAACAAAGGATAACTCAGTATTATAACTCCTgagtcaaaccaaaaatctttcgagTAGGAGACTTAATCCTCAAAAGAGTAGAAATCTCCAAGTCCATTGAGTAAGAGAAGCTATTTCCAAATTGAGAAGGTCCCTACAGAATCTCAGCAGTCCTGCAATCGGAGGTCTACAAAATTGAGAACTTGGACGGCATCGAGATCTCTCGAACCTAGAATGTCGAGAACGTACCAATGTATTATTAATAagaatgccttcattaataaaaAGGTCTTTCTTTCTGCAAATTCTGTGCCTTACAGTTCAAGTTCTCGAAGATCTACAACACAACCACTCTCTCGTCGACTTGTACCCGATGAAGTGCTAGTCGGCTCATACTCAACTACCGAAGCTGGGAGTGGACCCGTTCCTAATGCGGGTGGATCCCTCAATCGTAAGTGTGCTTGCCAAAAGTTGCAGCGCTAGGTTGAACATGAGATATAGACGAAATCATTGTGTTGTCGACTAATACCAATTAGTGGAGTCGTGAGGTCTGACATCTAACGGTGTACCTATCCGAGTGCCAACGAGCCCGATCGGATCTGTAAGCCGCGAAGCCATAACACCGATGGAGCAAGTATAGTGTTCGACAAATAATCGGATATCGAAGCTGCATGGTCTGACAACCGCCACAATACTCACATCGATCCAAGGGCCATGAGCATGTAAGCTGCAGTTCGTCATACGATTCGACGAAAGTAAATTATGGTAGGTCGGCTCACTACCTACTACCAGGGATCCAATGATCCGgattaaagataaaatttttttctgagtTCTTACTCAATGGAACAATCTACGACTACAACTCCAATCCAATCGAGTTCAATTTAATCGAGTTCGCTTACCAACTACAAGACTTagaagattttatcaaatctattGGTTCAGTTATAACTTACTCGGTTTGTCATTTCCAACTGACTGCTATGATTTATTACCGACTTCATTACTTAGCTAATTTTATAAAAAGATTGCTAAGTGAGTAAAAGAGGAAAGCATACATAAAAATCAAGTCAGACAATTTACAAGTTAAAAGAGAagataattttatttcatttcaAAGGTGTTCAATACAAAATGAGAGCActatattagatgtatgtcctagaagtccaTATGGCTggcacattataataaatttaggacataattttatacttaatacattgatttgatcaataaaaggataaatttatttttcattcaagtgtgatgtatccttaaatcatccatgagattaatttttgatatatattttcaaggtgttgagaattagagacatgtatttgatTCGTAAATACTCCCGataataggatcatcatgaggatggtgatcgatctggatagactggtgcacagatcactttcttcagaatagatagatctctagtctacaatatagagatactagacgatgagtgtggatagttgttagagaataactagtactgagcgtgactatatgagagatcacttgaatttttactcgatcgtcagtgatcatctcgatgtgtagttgtgtgactgattttttgatctgagatggtactgttgctcgtagtgagactgctgaagtttgattgacatataaacatgagtcttaatgagctcttgtagtggatattgacgacagttggtccactgtaggagtaggatgtgcatcaagatgggatctatcaatcttgatagaaaaaaatagtcCTATGAATTTGAGCGGCTAAATTTGAGATTCTGTGGCCAcagtaatgtgattgatggaaaaaaaatttcataaaagtcacaactgaatttgagctaatcgaatctatcatatgactgatgttgaggtttgatgatttatccatgacctgccatcaagtcaggactcacgatagagggactgaatcacacgttaactatacctagaggtttatttaattctactggattgtcactacatactgctagtatcactaatagattgtgagagctcactagggttgttctgaatcgacaatccttgatgagttagaatgaaTTGTTTTGACCTATTgagaagagtttcaatgatactttgatagagatcattgtatatcttactaccagatagaattggacctatggggtcacacaacaaagagattaagtctgaaattagtaattgagcttatgaagtgtcaattgaatttaaaaaaatctgattggattcaaggtaaccttactagcatgtggttggatccaattcttctttctgtttggatttcttatttgataagataattcaaactgaattatctattaataatctaaatgaataagattcattggactctaattgttgggtgtttaaggttttggatcaaataaattaagggtgcaagtcccttattaatttttttaatagttataatggggtgccaccttgatttgatcaagttggacgtgtcttATGATTAGAGgatcttttgatttcatatggagcatcccttgggtgcaaaagagggtgtgaaataatgggtgcaagagctccaagagttggcgcctaataggatttctaatgtaagttgaataactaaagttattaggaaactcaatgtaagtaagacttgtattaagagattgaataggattcaatcctcatatcTATTTAAAGAACCTtctctaaggtccctagagcatccaaccagcagcccacgcccacctttggagacccccatgccctctcttcctctcccttctcttctctcttgggcatcccacatgtCCCATCTTTGGGTGTCCCATCTTTCACGCCCAAAAGGGCCTTGGCGTCCCCTCTTATGTGCAGGTTCCTGATGCTAGTAGCAGCATAATCTAGGGAGAGAAAggtaagaaaagaagagaagaagaagatcaagaaaagagatcaagtgttgatcgcgatccaggcttcgtttagattcgacagactgaatttttttagaaaaaaaaatttaatttgaagagggCTGCTCCAAGCTAATCTTGAGTGGATACACGTAGAGGCTGGCCACTTGTgtggctaaaaaaaaaattttctcacctagatctagattcgaagaaaaaaattacgaaacaggtatgcgatttgatcacaatctgaatttcagtatacgtcaattttagcatataagatagatccttgtggttttatattttcatgcatgtatgattcagattaaaagtattttaatcttgttgtCACTgcagtgtttaaaaaataaagttttaaaacacacatgcatatCCCCAATCTCGAATTCCAACACATTATAAGAAAGTACATGgcagaaaatcaaaaagaaaaggagtACAAGAGAAATCTAAAAAGTAGGATGGGGCGGCCCTCCTCGACCTTCGCTTTCTCATTGCTCAGCTCGTTCGATTTCTTGTCGACTTAAATGGAGCTTGGATCCAGCTTGGGCGTGAGATGGCAGACCTGCTTCTTACATTCCTTACATCTGAGCTGGTATGCATCCACATCGGTATCAGCAAGCGCATCCTCATACTCCTTTGAACTATAAAACTCGATCAATGTCCGAGAAGCAGCTTCCTAGGTCCGAATTTCTATCGCAGTCAATTTCTGTTTTAGCTCGATGGCAGTCTTCTCGGCTTTCTTGACGGCATTCTCAGCCTCTTTAGCAGCCTTCTCAGTCTTCTGCACCTTTTTTTTCTCCTCGGTGAGGATGCTCTCAGTCGACTCCATCTCCTTCTGATAGTCGACCTTCAATTTtttgaactcttttttttttctctgttggGTTGCCAAAATCATCAATTTAGCCTCCAGCAAGATTATTCTCTCTCACTCTTCGATAGCTCAGAGGAGCTCATTAGAGACCTCGCCCACGCACGAGCGGTCTAGGCCTGATCTTCCAAATTATGGTTGATCTGAGCAGATTTGATCAATCCCTCCGATAAAATTGTAATGTCATGGATCATCTACAAAATAGAAAAGATGGCTAAGTCATCTAATTGgccaaaaataatttgaaaagaaatCGAATAAGGAAAGATCGAAGACTTCTCCCGATCAACGACATGTAAGTGTCCGATTGAATCTTCGAGATTAAGCACGCTTTCTTGACTTTCCGATCTACGGGAAGCATCACCATTCTCGCCAACTCCCCAATAAGTTGGCGGTCTTGAAGTGCCTGATCGGTGGCTTTGAAGCGCATCCCGATCGCAATAGTTGGCTCCCCAAAAGGCAAATATGGATCATTGTCTGTAGTAAAAGTGGGGAGCATCGGTGCCTTACCTTTGTCGGTACCCTTGTCGGCAGCTTCTCGACCTCCTTCGAACCCAGTTTGGATCGAAAGGGCTTGTACCGCTTCAGCTGGTCTTACCCATGGCTCGACGACCACCACATCCTTGTCGATCGAGGGAGAAGTCGCGATCGTGACGACTTCAATGGCAGGTGGTGGGGATGAACACTCTGGTGGTACTCGAGCGATAATGACAGCTGTGTACTCCTCGGTACCCGAAGAGGAGACTCTTCTCTCGGCTTCTTCAATGGCCAAGAGGAAACACCGGGCCTGGATGACACCTTCGTCTTTTTCTTCCAGA
The DNA window shown above is from Elaeis guineensis isolate ETL-2024a chromosome 8, EG11, whole genome shotgun sequence and carries:
- the LOC105050811 gene encoding uncharacterized protein isoform X2; translation: MASASPQPSFLTGNPISPIPKPTRRSLPPQLLSCRFSMEKEPDPSGSEIKLAKLAIVTLAAGVLTVGSVHDAMAAKSGGRVGGQAFRSPAPRSSGPRINNSRTNVFINPPVAPPLVGGYGYGVPFYGGWGWSPFTFFAPGPNVAIGIGGGFEVFAAFLVLGAITTVIRRFIGRRDDDEDDY
- the LOC105050811 gene encoding uncharacterized protein isoform X1, with amino-acid sequence MASASPQPSFLTGNPISPIPKPTRRSLPPQLLSCRFSMEKEPDPSGRSEIKLAKLAIVTLAAGVLTVGSVHDAMAAKSGGRVGGQAFRSPAPRSSGPRINNSRTNVFINPPVAPPLVGGYGYGVPFYGGWGWSPFTFFAPGPNVAIGIGGGFEVFAAFLVLGAITTVIRRFIGRRDDDEDDY